From a region of the Tenggerimyces flavus genome:
- a CDS encoding DUF6596 domain-containing protein → MTDVLDRVFRELWGRVLAAQVGFLSDFDLAEEAAQEPTMAQRLVRAKRKVRTSGIPFRVPADHLPPDRLAAVLAVAYLIFNEGYTSGVDLAAEAIRLGCALVELMPDEAERRHLERRLTDLGR, encoded by the coding sequence ATGACCGACGTCCTGGACCGCGTCTTCCGCGAGCTGTGGGGACGCGTCCTGGCAGCACAGGTCGGGTTCCTCAGCGACTTCGACCTCGCCGAGGAGGCCGCCCAGGAGCCGACGATGGCGCAGCGGCTGGTGCGGGCCAAGCGGAAGGTCAGGACCTCGGGCATTCCGTTCCGGGTCCCGGCCGACCATCTGCCGCCGGATCGGCTGGCCGCCGTACTGGCCGTCGCCTACCTGATCTTCAACGAGGGTTACACGAGTGGCGTCGATCTTGCCGCCGAGGCGATCCGGCTCGGCTGCGCACTGGTCGAGCTGATGCCGGACGAGGCGGAACGCCGGCATCTCGAGCGTCGTCTCACCGATCTCGGGCGCTAG
- a CDS encoding serine/threonine-protein kinase, whose product MAVDDSGRIGDYAVLCRLGAGAMGTVYLAQSPGGRPLAVKVVRADLADDPSFRERFRREVDMARSVGAFWTAAVVDADPSAERPWLATEYVAGPSLAKAVASHGPLPEASLRRLAAGLAEALAAIHAAGLVHRDLKPSNVLLASDGPRVIDFGIAKAAVAEVGLTATGVMFGTPGYLSPEQITGSSVGPSSDVFALGAVLVFAATGRGPFGEGETSALMYRALHDEPELSGVPAALREFVAACLQRDPSLRPEPAWLLARLRDVVGPPPPDGTWLPTPVRTLVQQRQTELRQLAPPSAPNPTRAYTAVATAPAGGARFRTSRVVAASWGSGSVVGALIAGGAADPASGYGVVGRLVAFCLFIALGIFGIRLLIQAIRPQFAVEVSPDGLVVSRGNERRQLPWAAIARTRVVEHNKKPWLAIWLAGHPSSWPVPATAMFRPYHGGFRVYPIAHERRRPHRDAEARELRAALGWYGRTTYDPT is encoded by the coding sequence ATGGCAGTGGACGATTCGGGACGAATTGGCGACTACGCGGTGCTCTGCCGGCTGGGTGCCGGTGCGATGGGAACGGTCTATCTGGCGCAATCACCCGGTGGGCGACCCCTCGCGGTGAAGGTCGTGCGCGCCGACCTCGCGGACGACCCGTCGTTCCGGGAGCGGTTCCGGCGCGAGGTGGACATGGCGCGTTCGGTCGGGGCGTTCTGGACGGCCGCGGTGGTGGACGCCGATCCTTCGGCCGAGCGTCCGTGGCTGGCAACGGAGTACGTGGCTGGCCCGAGCCTGGCCAAGGCGGTCGCGTCGCACGGGCCGCTGCCGGAGGCGTCGCTGCGTCGGCTCGCGGCCGGGCTCGCGGAGGCGTTGGCGGCGATTCACGCGGCTGGGCTGGTGCATCGCGACCTCAAACCATCCAACGTCCTGCTCGCCTCGGACGGTCCGCGGGTGATCGACTTCGGCATCGCGAAGGCGGCGGTCGCCGAGGTGGGGCTGACGGCGACCGGGGTGATGTTCGGGACGCCGGGCTACCTGTCGCCTGAGCAGATCACGGGTTCCTCGGTCGGGCCATCCAGCGACGTCTTCGCGCTCGGTGCCGTGTTGGTTTTCGCGGCGACCGGGCGTGGACCGTTCGGTGAGGGTGAGACGTCGGCGTTGATGTACCGGGCTCTGCACGACGAGCCCGAGCTCAGCGGCGTGCCGGCCGCGCTGCGCGAGTTCGTCGCCGCCTGCCTACAACGGGATCCGTCGCTGCGGCCAGAGCCCGCGTGGCTGCTGGCGCGGCTGCGGGACGTCGTCGGACCACCTCCGCCGGACGGCACCTGGTTGCCGACGCCGGTACGGACGCTCGTGCAGCAACGACAGACGGAGCTCCGGCAGCTGGCTCCCCCGTCCGCACCCAACCCGACGCGGGCGTACACGGCAGTGGCGACAGCGCCGGCCGGGGGCGCGCGCTTCCGTACGTCACGGGTCGTCGCCGCGTCGTGGGGCTCGGGATCCGTCGTGGGCGCACTGATCGCGGGCGGGGCGGCCGATCCGGCCTCCGGTTACGGCGTGGTGGGTCGGTTGGTCGCGTTCTGCCTGTTCATCGCGCTGGGGATCTTCGGGATTCGCCTGCTGATACAGGCGATTCGTCCGCAGTTCGCGGTGGAAGTCTCGCCCGACGGGCTGGTGGTGTCGCGCGGGAACGAGCGCCGGCAGCTGCCGTGGGCGGCGATCGCTCGTACCCGGGTCGTCGAGCACAACAAGAAGCCCTGGTTAGCGATCTGGCTGGCTGGGCATCCTTCCAGCTGGCCCGTACCGGCGACCGCGATGTTCCGCCCGTACCACGGGGGCTTCCGCGTGTACCCCATCGCGCACGAACGCCGGCGCCCCCACCGCGACGCCGAGGCCCGCGAGCTGCGTGCCGCTCTGGGCTGGTACGGGCGGACGACCTACGACCCGACGTAG
- a CDS encoding class I SAM-dependent methyltransferase: MGKNEENVRKYRVLSPIYDLFARNPLIEKPRQRQFELAAIRPGDRVLVVGVGTGLDLELVPADARVTGIDLSADMLRQAELKVRRDDWTLLRMNAEQLEFDDDSFDVVVMNCILSVVADPTKALSEAARVLAPMGSIWILGKFIETPPSLPRRALSSALVAIGGADLTRSLTRTIGTTPLRTARHERALIADIIQLTPA, from the coding sequence GTGGGCAAGAACGAGGAGAACGTACGGAAGTATCGGGTGCTGTCCCCGATCTACGACCTCTTCGCGCGCAATCCGCTGATCGAGAAGCCGCGCCAGCGACAGTTCGAGCTCGCCGCCATCCGGCCGGGTGACCGCGTCCTGGTCGTCGGCGTCGGCACGGGGCTGGACCTCGAACTCGTGCCGGCTGACGCGCGGGTGACCGGCATCGACCTGTCCGCGGACATGCTGCGGCAGGCCGAGCTCAAGGTGCGGCGGGACGACTGGACGCTGCTGCGGATGAACGCCGAGCAGCTGGAGTTCGACGACGACTCGTTCGACGTCGTCGTCATGAACTGCATCCTCAGCGTGGTCGCCGATCCCACCAAGGCGCTCAGCGAAGCCGCTCGCGTGCTCGCGCCGATGGGGAGCATCTGGATCCTGGGCAAGTTCATCGAGACTCCGCCGAGCCTTCCCCGCCGCGCCCTCAGCTCAGCCCTCGTCGCGATCGGCGGCGCCGACCTCACCAGGTCCCTGACCAGGACGATCGGCACCACCCCGCTCCGTACGGCCCGGCACGAACGCGCCCTGATCGCCGACATCATCCAGCTCACCCCCGCCTAG
- a CDS encoding MFS transporter yields MSSRLLRGGFLAWLGAATISAIGDGIFYFALSWTASGLGAGVVTAVMVAGLVPPLLLTLVGGVSADRWGLRRTIIASDIAMCLLLAGYLLLAHFVPVSAAVLVGLSVCGGIVGSFRRPANNAFPRLFFPESGVARAMSLTGSAMEIARMAGPPLGAVVVAISFSGAMLADLASFVGVLVVLLVVRPPYEPPRTVGGSASLELRAGLRAVRSVPGVVAMLCAVGIVAGSVIPMLGLAVPLLARSRGWTVGDAGLMEAFWIVGALAVSLVVAKVGTYRRPVVLLVAGPLLAAAGVVIAALVPEPYLAFAGTAVMGVGTALFTSHLFPLYLLRTPPDMLARFQSVLIVVQMLTMLLGDLLLGTLAAQLSPATAMLAAAALCALAGAPILLSRALRLGLAT; encoded by the coding sequence GTGAGTTCTCGCTTGCTGCGTGGGGGATTCCTCGCTTGGTTGGGCGCGGCCACGATCTCCGCGATCGGCGACGGCATCTTCTACTTCGCGTTGTCATGGACCGCGTCGGGCCTCGGCGCCGGCGTCGTCACCGCGGTGATGGTCGCCGGCCTGGTGCCGCCGCTGCTGCTCACTCTGGTGGGCGGCGTGTCCGCCGACCGATGGGGGTTGCGGCGAACGATCATCGCCTCCGACATCGCGATGTGCCTGCTGCTCGCCGGCTACCTGCTGCTCGCGCACTTCGTGCCCGTTTCCGCTGCTGTGCTGGTGGGTCTGTCCGTGTGTGGCGGGATCGTCGGGTCCTTCCGGCGGCCGGCGAACAACGCGTTCCCGCGGCTCTTCTTCCCGGAGTCCGGTGTGGCGCGGGCGATGTCGCTGACCGGGTCGGCGATGGAGATCGCGCGGATGGCCGGGCCGCCGCTGGGCGCGGTGGTCGTGGCGATTTCGTTCAGCGGGGCGATGCTGGCGGATTTGGCAAGCTTCGTTGGCGTTCTGGTCGTTCTGCTGGTGGTACGGCCGCCGTACGAACCTCCGCGCACCGTGGGCGGCTCCGCCTCGTTGGAGCTGCGCGCGGGGCTGCGTGCCGTCCGTTCGGTGCCCGGCGTGGTCGCGATGCTGTGCGCGGTGGGGATCGTGGCGGGCAGCGTGATCCCGATGCTCGGGCTGGCGGTTCCGTTGCTGGCGCGCAGCCGCGGTTGGACCGTGGGCGACGCGGGGCTGATGGAGGCGTTCTGGATCGTGGGCGCGCTCGCGGTCTCGCTGGTGGTGGCGAAGGTCGGGACGTACAGGCGCCCCGTCGTGCTGCTGGTGGCCGGACCGCTGCTCGCGGCGGCGGGCGTCGTCATCGCGGCGCTGGTGCCCGAGCCGTACCTCGCGTTCGCCGGCACCGCGGTCATGGGCGTCGGTACGGCGCTGTTCACCAGCCACCTCTTCCCGCTGTACCTGTTGCGCACTCCGCCGGACATGCTGGCGCGCTTCCAGTCCGTGCTGATCGTCGTGCAGATGCTGACGATGCTGCTCGGCGACCTGCTGCTCGGAACGCTGGCCGCCCAGCTGAGCCCTGCCACCGCGATGCTCGCCGCGGCCGCCCTCTGCGCCCTCGCCGGTGCCCCCATCCTGCTCAGCCGCGCCCTGCGCCTAGGACTAGCGACCTAG
- a CDS encoding MerR family transcriptional regulator, giving the protein MSEPLLTISAFARAVELAPSALRYYDEAGLLPPAEVDPRTGYRYYTPELERRALLIRRMRDVGVPVDSMRMVLAGPPSRAAEILAGFAERAARNARQASATVDEIVSALSGEASISPVAVTVDGPALAAGLRRVARAASVVEDPLRGVLLDLGPGGITVVATDRYWLAYWTIPVAEAQVADRRAFVSLAGLEELADHLARRDVVTVSFASGALEVCDESGVVPFTTEDDRFPAYRLIIPAERVGRVTFDRSVLARLLPADETPIRLAAGTDRLVVSVAGDSEGARVQAVTSGQPETLWLSSSLLRSALDVMVGTLVSLVYAGTDRAVQLFPVEQNSLCVLLMPGRPQS; this is encoded by the coding sequence GTGTCGGAGCCGTTGTTGACGATCAGCGCGTTCGCTCGCGCGGTCGAGCTGGCGCCGAGCGCCCTGCGCTACTACGACGAGGCGGGGCTGCTCCCGCCGGCCGAGGTGGACCCGCGGACGGGGTACCGGTACTACACGCCCGAGCTCGAACGCCGTGCGTTGCTGATCCGGCGGATGCGCGACGTCGGCGTGCCGGTGGACTCCATGCGGATGGTGTTGGCCGGTCCTCCGTCGCGTGCGGCCGAGATCCTGGCCGGGTTCGCCGAACGGGCGGCGCGCAACGCTCGGCAGGCTTCGGCGACGGTGGACGAGATCGTGTCGGCCCTCTCGGGCGAGGCCAGCATCTCTCCCGTTGCCGTGACGGTCGACGGGCCGGCGTTGGCGGCGGGACTGCGGCGGGTGGCGCGAGCTGCTTCTGTCGTTGAGGATCCGTTGCGTGGCGTCCTCCTCGATCTGGGTCCCGGCGGGATCACGGTGGTCGCGACGGATCGGTATTGGCTTGCGTACTGGACGATTCCGGTCGCCGAGGCGCAGGTCGCGGATCGTCGAGCGTTCGTTTCCCTCGCTGGGCTGGAGGAGTTGGCCGATCACCTGGCGCGGCGCGATGTGGTGACGGTCTCGTTCGCCTCGGGCGCGCTCGAGGTGTGCGACGAGTCCGGCGTGGTGCCGTTCACGACGGAGGACGACCGGTTTCCGGCGTACCGGTTGATCATTCCGGCCGAACGAGTGGGACGGGTGACGTTCGACCGTTCCGTGCTGGCCCGGCTGTTGCCTGCGGACGAGACGCCGATTCGCCTTGCGGCAGGGACGGATCGGCTCGTGGTGAGCGTGGCGGGCGACAGCGAGGGTGCTCGGGTCCAGGCCGTCACCTCCGGGCAGCCGGAGACGTTGTGGCTCTCCTCGTCGTTGCTGCGGTCGGCCCTGGACGTGATGGTCGGGACGTTGGTCTCGCTGGTGTACGCGGGTACGGATCGGGCGGTGCAGCTGTTCCCGGTCGAGCAGAACAGCCTGTGCGTCCTGCTGATGCCGGGACGTCCGCAGTCGTGA
- a CDS encoding glyoxalase superfamily protein, producing MKTLPDNPNLDHLRQQAKDLLAGLRDSRPQTTLSEAQAQLAQQYGFRTWPELKAEVDHRTGAGDQADAALARAIAAAYDLGEITGPMRSIARPDDSGRRWSLETARGRFEVRTMDDWWPIVDADTGVALQEAAAKAGVELPLPVRSRAGAVIETIGDHTWRVDEWVHAGPPLSAPVGAKAAYGAGQILATLHGLGLEVDGISPYHSRRLTDETWADLTTKAKGADIDWAGDLSNASYNLADLERIGADVEPPAPVLTHNNLTPNNVRRAAEGRLIVVGWEHVGGLPPSWELAIALQQWVLRSPTGARAMLDGYREVAGSLPRLDLPMFRGAVISLANYVWGQVDYALAATAEADRQHGNRSVRHLLSGLPTRSDLERLVDLAG from the coding sequence ATGAAGACGCTCCCCGACAACCCCAACCTCGATCACCTGCGTCAGCAGGCCAAGGACCTGCTCGCGGGCCTGCGCGACAGCAGGCCGCAGACGACGCTGTCCGAGGCTCAGGCGCAGCTCGCCCAGCAGTACGGGTTCCGTACCTGGCCCGAGCTCAAGGCCGAGGTCGACCACCGCACCGGAGCCGGCGACCAGGCCGATGCCGCGCTGGCCCGGGCAATCGCCGCGGCGTACGACCTCGGCGAGATCACCGGGCCGATGCGGTCGATCGCACGACCGGACGACAGCGGGCGGCGGTGGTCGCTCGAGACCGCGCGCGGCCGGTTCGAGGTGCGCACGATGGACGACTGGTGGCCGATCGTCGACGCCGACACCGGCGTCGCGTTGCAGGAGGCGGCCGCGAAGGCGGGCGTAGAGCTGCCGTTGCCCGTACGCAGCCGCGCCGGCGCGGTCATCGAGACGATCGGCGACCACACCTGGCGCGTCGACGAGTGGGTGCACGCCGGCCCACCGCTGTCGGCACCGGTCGGCGCGAAGGCCGCGTACGGCGCGGGCCAGATCCTCGCGACGCTGCACGGCCTCGGGCTCGAGGTCGACGGGATCTCGCCGTACCACTCCCGTCGGCTCACCGACGAGACCTGGGCCGACCTCACCACGAAGGCGAAGGGCGCGGACATCGACTGGGCCGGCGACCTCTCGAACGCGTCGTACAACCTGGCCGATCTCGAGCGCATCGGTGCGGACGTCGAGCCGCCCGCTCCGGTGCTGACGCACAACAACCTCACGCCGAACAACGTCCGGCGAGCTGCCGAAGGTCGGCTGATCGTGGTCGGATGGGAGCACGTCGGTGGGCTGCCGCCGAGCTGGGAGCTCGCGATCGCCCTGCAGCAGTGGGTGTTGCGCAGCCCGACAGGCGCCCGGGCGATGCTCGACGGCTACCGGGAGGTGGCGGGCTCCCTGCCGCGGTTGGATCTCCCGATGTTCCGCGGCGCGGTGATCAGCCTGGCGAACTACGTGTGGGGCCAGGTCGACTACGCCCTCGCCGCGACCGCGGAGGCCGACCGCCAGCATGGCAACCGCAGCGTGCGGCATCTGCTCAGCGGACTGCCCACGCGGAGCGACCTGGAACGGCTGGTCGACCTAGCCGGCTGA
- a CDS encoding NADH-quinone oxidoreductase subunit N encodes MNGVIQSVDWLALGPVLAVALTAGAVLLTDAFVPARLRWVATWISVGGLALALLLVLPLWGAPRATFCVEQSCSYVVDSTAAVFQVLVAAATAVVVLLSARGTLREGVPAGEYHFLLLCSATGAMALAASRDLITIVVALETVSLPAFALVGLRSGDRRGAEAAMKFFLVSVVSVAVMLFGVSLVYGATGAVHLDRIAAELARGSAPSSVVGVGVVLTLAGLAFKVAAVPFHFWVPDTYVGAPVPVAAFLSVVSKAAGLVGLLLVLSVGFAPLVSVWAPVVAVLAALTMTLGNLVALRQKHAVRLLAWSSVAQAGYLLVPLGSAGPGVSVLPATVAYLVIYAVVNLGAFAVVALTSSSLEDYRGLFWVDRPRALAFGFFLLALAGLPPGVIGLFGKVVIFQAAVDGGVGWLAVVMAVNVVIALAYYLYWTALLFAPRPEAPARTPTPWPAAVAVGLTTAVAVVLSVAPDLALNVLDVVRLPL; translated from the coding sequence GTGAACGGGGTGATCCAAAGCGTCGACTGGCTGGCACTCGGGCCCGTACTCGCCGTCGCCCTGACGGCCGGCGCGGTGCTCCTCACCGACGCGTTCGTTCCCGCGCGGCTGCGCTGGGTGGCGACGTGGATCTCGGTCGGTGGTCTCGCCCTCGCGCTGCTGTTGGTGCTTCCGCTCTGGGGAGCGCCGCGGGCGACGTTCTGCGTCGAGCAATCCTGTTCGTACGTGGTGGATTCGACCGCCGCGGTATTCCAGGTACTGGTCGCGGCCGCCACCGCCGTCGTCGTGCTGCTGTCGGCGCGTGGCACGTTGCGCGAGGGCGTCCCGGCGGGGGAGTACCACTTCCTGCTGCTGTGCTCGGCGACCGGCGCGATGGCGCTGGCGGCGTCGCGGGACCTGATCACGATCGTGGTCGCGCTGGAGACCGTGTCGCTGCCGGCGTTCGCCCTGGTGGGGTTGCGATCTGGCGATCGGCGCGGTGCCGAGGCGGCGATGAAGTTCTTCCTCGTCTCGGTGGTCTCCGTCGCCGTGATGCTGTTCGGCGTCTCGTTGGTGTATGGCGCGACCGGCGCGGTGCACCTGGACCGGATCGCCGCGGAGCTGGCACGCGGCTCGGCGCCGTCGTCGGTGGTGGGTGTTGGCGTGGTGCTGACGCTGGCGGGGTTGGCGTTCAAGGTGGCGGCGGTGCCGTTCCACTTCTGGGTGCCGGACACGTACGTCGGCGCGCCCGTCCCGGTGGCGGCGTTCCTGTCCGTGGTCTCGAAGGCCGCCGGACTCGTCGGGCTGCTGCTCGTGCTGAGCGTCGGCTTCGCGCCGCTCGTGTCGGTGTGGGCGCCGGTGGTCGCGGTGCTGGCGGCGTTGACGATGACGCTCGGCAACCTCGTCGCTTTGCGGCAGAAACACGCGGTGCGGCTGCTCGCCTGGTCCTCGGTCGCGCAGGCCGGGTATCTGCTGGTGCCGTTGGGTTCGGCGGGTCCGGGCGTGTCGGTGCTGCCGGCCACGGTCGCGTACCTGGTGATCTACGCGGTGGTCAACCTCGGCGCGTTCGCCGTGGTGGCGTTGACGTCCTCGTCGCTGGAGGACTACCGCGGGCTGTTCTGGGTCGACCGGCCGCGCGCGCTGGCGTTCGGGTTCTTCCTGCTGGCGTTGGCCGGACTGCCACCGGGCGTGATCGGCCTGTTCGGCAAGGTGGTGATCTTCCAGGCGGCCGTCGACGGCGGCGTTGGCTGGCTCGCGGTCGTGATGGCGGTGAACGTCGTGATCGCGCTCGCGTACTACCTGTACTGGACGGCGCTGCTCTTCGCGCCGCGGCCCGAGGCCCCGGCGCGCACGCCGACCCCCTGGCCGGCCGCCGTGGCCGTCGGCCTCACCACCGCGGTCGCGGTCGTGCTGTCGGTCGCGCCGGACCTCGCGCTGAACGTCCTCGACGTTGTGCGGCTGCCGCTCTGA
- a CDS encoding complex I subunit 4 family protein: MNVLLWLLLALPLAGSVALLAFPRWIPYEKVPLVGLAVAGATLLISLLIAALFDYGDSGRVQFETNVSWISAIDVRWHLGLDGVSLPMVLLTTLLVFLCLLYTTRITPEVGRVRALVALALLLEVGMVGTFVSFDLIVFFLFFEVVLIPMWFVIAVWGDQHDPAGRRRAANTFILYTLLGSAVMLLGFLIVYANAGTFDIVELASGEGEGIARGAQILAAAAIAIGLAVKSPLWPLHSWLPDAHAKAPTIGSVLLAGVLLKMGTYGFVRVWLPVVPDGARAVAPFLAGLATVGILYGALACLAQRELKRLIAYSSVGHMGFVVLGIATLTPVGVNGALFAGVAHGLITGLLFFLAGAIKDRHGTGELASLGGGLYARMPRLGGLFVFACVASLGLPGLAGFWGEMLSLLGAYEPHASLSRGTYVVLMVLAGLGAVLTAAYFLLLVRRMCQGEDTLGARQDVTPIELGAWVPLVALTIVLGLYPKAILAVTDPAVQLLVGR; this comes from the coding sequence GTGAACGTCCTCCTCTGGCTGCTCCTCGCCCTCCCACTCGCCGGATCCGTTGCGCTGTTGGCGTTCCCGCGCTGGATCCCGTACGAGAAGGTCCCCCTCGTCGGCCTCGCGGTAGCAGGCGCGACCCTCCTGATCTCGCTGCTGATCGCGGCGCTGTTCGACTACGGCGACTCCGGAAGGGTGCAGTTCGAGACGAACGTCAGCTGGATCAGCGCGATCGACGTCCGCTGGCACCTCGGCCTCGACGGCGTCTCGCTGCCGATGGTCCTGCTGACCACGCTGCTCGTCTTCCTCTGCCTGCTCTACACGACCCGCATCACGCCGGAGGTCGGACGCGTCCGCGCGCTCGTCGCCCTTGCCCTGTTGCTCGAAGTCGGGATGGTCGGCACGTTCGTCTCGTTCGACCTGATCGTGTTCTTCCTCTTCTTCGAGGTCGTCCTGATCCCGATGTGGTTCGTGATCGCGGTCTGGGGCGACCAGCACGATCCAGCGGGCCGGCGGCGCGCGGCGAACACGTTCATCCTGTACACGTTGCTCGGCTCCGCCGTGATGCTGCTCGGTTTCCTTATCGTTTACGCCAACGCGGGAACGTTCGACATCGTGGAGCTCGCCTCCGGCGAAGGCGAAGGCATCGCGCGCGGCGCCCAGATCCTCGCGGCCGCGGCGATCGCGATCGGCCTCGCGGTGAAGAGCCCCCTGTGGCCGTTGCACTCTTGGCTGCCGGACGCGCACGCGAAGGCACCGACGATCGGCTCGGTGCTGCTGGCGGGCGTGCTGCTGAAGATGGGCACGTACGGGTTCGTGCGCGTGTGGCTGCCGGTCGTTCCCGACGGCGCCCGGGCGGTGGCGCCCTTCCTCGCGGGGCTGGCGACGGTCGGCATCCTGTACGGCGCGCTGGCCTGCCTGGCGCAGCGCGAGCTGAAGCGGCTGATCGCGTACTCCTCCGTCGGGCACATGGGTTTCGTCGTGCTCGGCATCGCGACGCTGACGCCGGTCGGCGTGAACGGCGCGCTGTTCGCCGGCGTCGCGCACGGGCTGATCACCGGGCTGCTGTTCTTCCTGGCAGGCGCGATCAAGGACCGGCACGGTACGGGTGAGCTGGCGTCGCTCGGCGGCGGACTGTACGCGCGCATGCCCCGCCTGGGTGGGCTGTTCGTCTTTGCCTGCGTCGCGAGCCTCGGCCTGCCCGGCCTGGCCGGGTTCTGGGGCGAGATGCTGTCGCTGCTCGGCGCGTACGAGCCGCACGCCTCGTTGTCGCGCGGAACGTACGTCGTGCTGATGGTGCTCGCCGGCCTCGGCGCGGTGCTGACAGCGGCGTACTTCCTGCTGCTGGTGCGACGCATGTGCCAAGGGGAGGACACGTTGGGCGCTCGGCAGGACGTCACGCCGATCGAGCTCGGCGCGTGGGTGCCGCTGGTGGCGTTGACGATCGTGCTCGGCCTGTACCCGAAGGCGATTCTGGCCGTGACCGATCCGGCCGTGCAGCTTCTGGTGGGGCGGTGA
- a CDS encoding NADH-quinone oxidoreductase subunit 5 family protein — protein MSLLLIAIVASIAAGVLALALGHRQPRAIGAIGVVGAGIAFLSAWGVVGAGLVGDLGTQLLSLAHIPTGSVGFDLAFRADGLSAFTSLLVASVALAVQIYSVDYLRGDARYPSYVAMVSLFTAAMLVVVAADDLLVLLVGWELMGICSYFLIGHHWERADARDGAVKAFIVTRLGDIGFLFGIFVLGLSAGTFRISELQRLAANGELSTGMVTLATLLLLCGVVGKSAQFPLHVWLPDAMAGPTPVSALIHAATMVAAGVFFVARMLNVFALAPVTMAVLAVIASITMLGAALAALAQDDVKRVLAWSTVSQLAYMLAGLAVGGYTASFLHLVSHGAFKALLFLCAGSVIHAVGGNAMSAMGGLRRAMPVTFWTMTVGLAALVGLPPLSGFFSKDAILGVAQESALHGNLVAWLVLVAGFATVVVTAMYATRLWLRVFFGPTAAGERAEAPVLMRWPLVVLAVPAALLGLLAFMPATLTSWLGNGPAPTLEAGELVHPLTAVISVALAVLAAGFVIGEWHRIDKRDPSRTLGRFEPILANAFGVDAFYERWVVRPVYGLARTVVAGDRDVVDFYVLGSGRAARAIAGLLRMIQTGNAQTYLTLLLAGVVLLAIAAGVVVS, from the coding sequence ATGAGCCTGCTCCTCATCGCGATCGTCGCCTCGATCGCAGCTGGCGTCCTGGCCCTCGCGCTCGGACACCGCCAACCCCGTGCGATAGGAGCGATCGGCGTCGTCGGCGCGGGCATCGCGTTCCTGTCCGCCTGGGGCGTCGTGGGCGCGGGCCTGGTCGGCGACCTCGGTACGCAGCTCCTGTCGCTCGCGCACATCCCCACCGGAAGCGTCGGCTTCGACCTCGCGTTCCGAGCCGACGGCCTGTCCGCGTTCACCAGCCTGCTGGTCGCGAGCGTCGCCCTGGCCGTCCAGATCTACTCCGTCGACTACCTGCGCGGCGACGCGCGCTACCCGTCGTACGTCGCGATGGTCTCGCTCTTCACCGCGGCGATGCTCGTCGTGGTCGCCGCGGACGATCTGCTGGTGCTGCTGGTCGGCTGGGAGCTGATGGGCATCTGCTCGTACTTCCTGATCGGCCACCACTGGGAGCGCGCCGACGCCCGCGACGGCGCGGTGAAGGCGTTCATCGTCACGCGGCTCGGCGACATCGGCTTCCTGTTCGGCATCTTCGTGCTCGGGCTGTCGGCCGGTACGTTTCGGATCAGTGAGCTCCAGCGCCTAGCAGCGAACGGCGAGCTGTCCACCGGCATGGTGACGCTCGCGACCCTCCTTCTCCTCTGCGGAGTGGTGGGCAAGTCAGCCCAGTTCCCCTTGCACGTCTGGCTTCCCGACGCCATGGCCGGCCCCACCCCCGTGTCCGCGTTGATCCATGCCGCGACGATGGTCGCTGCCGGCGTGTTCTTCGTCGCCCGCATGCTGAACGTGTTCGCGCTCGCGCCCGTGACGATGGCCGTCCTCGCGGTGATCGCGTCGATCACCATGCTCGGCGCGGCGCTCGCCGCCCTCGCCCAGGACGATGTCAAGCGCGTCTTGGCATGGTCGACGGTGAGCCAGCTCGCGTACATGCTGGCCGGACTCGCCGTCGGCGGCTACACCGCGAGCTTCCTGCACCTGGTCAGCCACGGCGCGTTCAAGGCGCTGCTGTTCCTGTGCGCGGGCTCGGTGATCCACGCCGTGGGCGGCAACGCGATGTCGGCGATGGGCGGGCTGCGGCGCGCGATGCCGGTGACGTTCTGGACGATGACGGTCGGCCTTGCCGCGCTGGTCGGGCTGCCTCCGTTGTCCGGCTTCTTCTCCAAGGACGCGATCCTCGGCGTCGCGCAGGAGTCGGCCTTGCACGGCAACCTCGTGGCGTGGCTGGTCCTCGTTGCCGGCTTCGCGACCGTGGTCGTGACGGCGATGTACGCGACGAGGCTGTGGCTCCGCGTCTTCTTCGGTCCGACTGCCGCCGGCGAGAGGGCGGAGGCGCCGGTGCTGATGCGGTGGCCGCTCGTCGTCCTCGCCGTTCCCGCAGCCCTGCTTGGGTTGTTGGCGTTCATGCCGGCTACGTTGACGAGCTGGCTGGGCAACGGTCCCGCGCCGACACTGGAGGCTGGCGAGCTCGTGCACCCGCTGACCGCGGTGATCTCCGTCGCACTGGCAGTGCTCGCCGCCGGGTTCGTGATCGGCGAGTGGCACCGGATCGACAAGCGCGACCCCTCCCGCACGCTGGGCCGCTTCGAACCCATCCTCGCCAACGCGTTCGGCGTGGACGCGTTCTACGAACGCTGGGTCGTCCGCCCGGTGTACGGCCTCGCCCGCACGGTGGTCGCCGGCGACCGCGACGTCGTCGACTTCTACGTCCTCGGCTCCGGCCGCGCCGCCCGCGCGATCGCCGGCCTCCTGCGCATGATCCAGACCGGAAACGCGCAGACGTACCTCACCCTCCTGCTCGCCGGTGTCGTCCTCCTCGCGATCGCCGCCGGGGTGGTGGTCTCGTGA